From the Gemmatimonadota bacterium genome, the window GCCCAGCGGGTCCGTGCCCACTTCATCCGGCTCCAGGCTGCATCGCCCCCGGTCGTGGAACCCGGCGATGTCCACGCCCTTGAAGCCGATGGCCCGGGCCAGCGCCAGCGTGCCTTCCAGGTCGAGGTATTCGAAGGAATGGTTGCTAACCGTCAGGCGCATCGGCTACTCCCAGCAGGTTGTTCCAGCATTTCCACCGTATCTGGCGCTCCTTGTAGTGATCGCTCTGTCCGACGCCGATGGGGTTGCCGAAAGACAGGACGTTCTTGGGGTCGTCCCGTTTCCCGCCCCAGGCGGTGGGCACGTTCATGGCTTCGGGATCGTGGTTCCAGGTCGGTGCGCGGTTGTCCTGCATCCGCCTGAACAGGAACTTGATCATGTGGCGTTTGATGGATGTCCGATTGGCCGCGGTGCCGTGCCAGAGGTCATAGTGGGTCAGGGCGAAAGTCCCGGCCCTGACGACCATTGGCACCTGCCCATGGATGTTGGTATAGGTGGCCATGCGGTCCGTGGGCGCGTTGCGGAACTGCGTGCCCGGGACGATGATCGTGGGTCCCATCTCCGGGGTGATGTCGGTGGGATAGAACAGCCCGAGCAGCCGGTCGATCCGGGTGTCCCGGCTGTTCGTGCTGTCCTGGTGCCAGGACATGTGGCCGGTGTGCGGCTGCTTGCAGTGCCAATGGCGGTGGCCCTGTACCTCGTAGTCCTCGCCGAGCAGGCTGACCAGGGCGCCTTTCACCGCGGGATGTTCGACCGCCTGCCAGAGCTCGGTCACCTCCTCCGCGATGGCGTCGCCGGGATTGTGGTCCAGTTCGTCCAGTTGGCCGGCGATCCGCTCGTTAAGTCCCTCGGGAAGATCGAGTTCGAGCAGGTGATAGCCGTTCACGAGAAAGCCGACCATCTCCATATCCGTGAGCAGATGGGACTTATCCATCCTGGACCTCCTCCAGTTTCTGCAAGATGAACTCGTATCCCACGACGTCCAGGTCCCGGTCGTCGAAAGGCGCCTGGAGATGGGGGAACTGCACGATCTGCCACCCGTCGACGAGCGCGTCGTGCACGGTGTTGTAGGGCCAGTCGGGGACGTCCGCCGTGATTTCCGCCCGGTAATACTTGACGGGTTCAATGGGGGTACATCCCAGGATCTCGGAGAAAACGCTGGGCGTCCGCGCGTGGAGGTACAGCAACCGCTGCCTGACGCCTTGGTTAGGGGTTGAAGACATGTTGGCCTGGACAGTAATGATAGTCGATCAGGTCTCGGGGTGCTCGACGTTGTAAAATGACGGATCCGGACGCCGCGTCCAAGGGAATAATGCGGCAGGTGAATCGTTTGACAACGTAGGCGACAACGGGTCCGTGTCGTAATTTACGCTCGTCCCCATCACCCACCCCTTCGCGCCGCCCAGGTGGCGAAGTATTCGGGCGCCCAGCGCCTGGCGACGTGGAAGTCGTGGCGCTGACCGGCCGCCAGCGGCGGCGCCGTCTCCGCGTCGATCCAGGCCTCGATGCCGGCGAATCCGGGAAATTCCAGGATCCAGGCGAATTCGCCCCGGTCGCTCGCGCCCATCAATTGGAAGACCTCGCCGTGGTTGAGGCTGAAATCCCGGCCCACCTTTCGCATGCGCCGCCATCTCTCTTCGTCTTGCTCATCGGAATCGTACGCGTCCGCGCCCCGGTGCCGTCCGCCGAAGGCCAGCAGGACGATCGACGAAGGATCGGCCGAAAGGGCTGGAATGATGTGCGGATCGGTGCCGGGGGGCACCGGCGGTTCGGCCTTGCACGGCAGCCAGTCGAGGCACTCCGGTTGCCAGCGGCGCGCAAGGGTATAGTCGTAGTAGCCGTAGCGACCGTACGGGGGTTCCGCTTCGGCCATCATCCAGGCCTCCGCGCCGGCGAGGTCCGGGAATTCAATGGTCCAGAACCGCTCCCAGTTTCCACGGGGCCCCAGCAGCCGGTATCCGTGGATGCCGATCAGGCCGTGACGGTCGGCAACCGACAGCATAAGGTCGACGTGCCGGCGCTCGTAGTCGGTCCGCCGGGTCTCGTCCAGCTGATGCCATTCCGGCAGACGACCGCCTCGAAAGAGTATGATGACGTTTTCGCCCGGTTCGGACATGAAAACCCTCCTCTTGGACGGGCTGGAATCAGCGCGTGCCCACGGTGTTCCCCACGGGCCAGCAGATACGCCAGGGAGGAGCAGGCAGACCGTCCTCCCGGCACCCGCTCCAACAGGAACGTTGTCCCGTCACGAACGAATATCGGAGAACGTGCCGGGTTCCGGCAATCCCGCTACGGTACAATTCACACTTGCGACACGATTCGCGAGACGGGTCGCACCGACCGGGTTTTTCGTAGCCGCGTATTCGACGACGAAACCGGCGGCGAATGCGTCTCCGCATCCGGTAGTGTCGACGACCTCCCGGACCGGCTCGGAAGGGATGGCGATGACCCTGGTTTCCCCGTCCGTTCGGTATACCGTGACGGGACCGAGCGGCCCCCGCGTAATGACGCATGCCGTGGGACCGAGCGCTGTAACGGACCGTCCGAAAGCAATGAAATCATCCTCTGCTTCCAGCGGTCCGCTTGGACGGCCTGATCTGCCCGCCGCCTGGTCACCTGCGCCGGGCACGCCGGCCAACAGACGGGCCTCCACTTCGTTCATCTGAACGACGTCGAACATTTCGATCCACCGGTGCCAGTCCCCGGGCGCCCGTCTTCGTCGGTAACCCTCCGCGTCGATACCCAGACACAGGTTGTGCACGTCCAGGTACAGCAACCCGGTGGCCCTTTCCCTCACGGCCGCCATGGTTTCCAGGCTGATATCGTCGCCCACGATGAAATTCACCAGCAGGGCGTCAAGATCGAGAAACGGTTCGATCTGTTCGAAGGGTATGGGACCTATATGGTTGGTCAGTTGCTCGACTTTCTCCATGTCTTCGTCGTAACGAATCCGGTTCCGGCTGGTACCCGTTCGTGAAACGCGGACGCCTCGGTTGCTGACGGCGGGGCGCGGGTCAAGCATGGCGCGCATGGCGTCGTAACAGTCGGTTCCGATGCGGCTGATGGGATACAGTGCGTCGCCTTCGCCCACGAGGTCGGCCATTACCGTGGTGTTGTACAATATGCCGCCGAGGTCCTGGATCCGGCGGCCGCCGGCCATGAAGATGGTGTCGTGGTTGATGAGGCCGATGATGCCGACGCGCATGTTGTTTCCAGTTCAGTCTGTCACGGACGGACCGGGTTTCCCGAGATGGACGGCCACGGTATCGATCACCCGCTCCACGGTGATGCCGCCCATGCAGTCGTGGGTTCCGATGGGACACCGGTTCCCGCCATGGGAACTGCACGGCCGGCAGTCCAGGGGGGTCTCGACGACCTGGTGCCCCGGTCCGTGAGGGACGAACCCAAAGGCGGGTACCGTGGGCCCGAAAAGGGCCACGACGGGCGTATCCATGGCGGCGGCCACGTGGCCCATCCCCGTGTCGTTTGAAACCACGGCGGAGCAACGGGCGGCAAGCGCAGCCGACTGCAGCAGGGTCAACGCGCCGGCCGCGTTCAACGGGCCGACACCGGACTCGGCGGCGATTTCGGCGC encodes:
- a CDS encoding phytanoyl-CoA dioxygenase family protein; amino-acid sequence: MDKSHLLTDMEMVGFLVNGYHLLELDLPEGLNERIAGQLDELDHNPGDAIAEEVTELWQAVEHPAVKGALVSLLGEDYEVQGHRHWHCKQPHTGHMSWHQDSTNSRDTRIDRLLGLFYPTDITPEMGPTIIVPGTQFRNAPTDRMATYTNIHGQVPMVVRAGTFALTHYDLWHGTAANRTSIKRHMIKFLFRRMQDNRAPTWNHDPEAMNVPTAWGGKRDDPKNVLSFGNPIGVGQSDHYKERQIRWKCWNNLLGVADAPDG
- a CDS encoding carbohydrate kinase family protein; this translates as MRVGIIGLINHDTIFMAGGRRIQDLGGILYNTTVMADLVGEGDALYPISRIGTDCYDAMRAMLDPRPAVSNRGVRVSRTGTSRNRIRYDEDMEKVEQLTNHIGPIPFEQIEPFLDLDALLVNFIVGDDISLETMAAVRERATGLLYLDVHNLCLGIDAEGYRRRRAPGDWHRWIEMFDVVQMNEVEARLLAGVPGAGDQAAGRSGRPSGPLEAEDDFIAFGRSVTALGPTACVITRGPLGPVTVYRTDGETRVIAIPSEPVREVVDTTGCGDAFAAGFVVEYAATKNPVGATRLANRVASVNCTVAGLPEPGTFSDIRS